GATCTCTCCACTGAagttttattctaattttgatGACCAAAAGAGAGCCCTAATTCGTCACCGCGCATAACTTtggtattaaatattttttaaaaaaagttttaatattagAAAACACTCAAAGAATTATTAGATAACTGTAAAACCATCATACGGCAATAAATCAGGACTTTCCAGTAAGGCGTTTTACtctaatttgaggaccaaaatctCGTTAAAGACTCCTAATTCATCGTCACAcgtcacttttattttttttctttttaagaaaaaacaaGCAAGGAACTATTTGGATATATGTAAAAGTTGGCATATAATATtcacttttaatttaattccttttaagaaaaaacaaacaaagaaactatttagaaagacgtaaggtaaacttcaaataccacttatgtggtttcgtactttctcattttagtattctgtcgTTTAAAGTGTCCTACGGttccatttttatcttttctttagcttgttcgttaatatttcgttaaattacatacaaaaaaaacttcagatactccattTACGTACgcttatcgaatatttattttagtactctttagtttttaactttgccactgatttaacgaaaaaattaataaaattgataataaaaagataaaaataaaaccacatgacagTAAATCGATACACTTGAAACCGCAAGATACGAAAGTGATAaaataaagtgataaagtgtgaaaccataataatgatatttgaagttttttcaatatGTAAAACTGAAGTATAATAGTAAATCGAGGGCTCTTCAATGGGACGTCGTTAAGTAAGAAGCTCCGGTAtacttctatatataaataaacctCCCACATATATTGTCCTCCCCCTATATTTgggtctctctctctaattctcACTTCACCACAACACCCACCAcgccctcttcctcctcctcctccgctttTGTCATGATGGAGAACAACGATCCCTTCTTCTCCGCCATtaacaccgccgccgccgccgccgccgcatcggCCGCAAACTACTTCCCATGGCGCCGCCCACAATTGTTGGGATCCGCCGATCTCGACGCGCCGCGCAATCGGAGtgcgaggaggaagaggaagaggaagagctCTCATGgagtgaggaggaggaggaggagctccgtaaaggaggaggaggaggagaacaaCGATAACGACGATGATgacgatgaggaggaggaggacgaggaggacgaGAACCCTTTATTGTCTCCTAACAAGGTTTGCTTTGGTCCATTCAAATTGTTTGgggattttttcttttcttttttttacttttttttttactttttttggtaaaaattgtATGCAGAGGCCCCTCAATTATAGGCAATTTTGACCTATGCcctttaactttttaattttttctgttttttttccaCTGGGAGGGGGATTGAGAACCCTCGAGTTTCCTAAATTATAGGTTTGATCCATTCAAATAgtttggggatttttttttattttttcttttttttttttactgtttcttGGTAAAAATTGCATGGAGAGCCCCCTCAAGTATAACTCTGTTGAACATTGCcccttaactttttttatttttttatttttaactggGAGGGGGGGTTGAGAACCCTCGACTTTCCTAAATTATAAGTTTGATCCATTCAAATAGTTTgaggatttttttctttttcttttttttttttacttttatttttttacttgttttttGGTAAATATTGTATGGAGAGCCCCCTCAAGTATATGCGCTTTTGAACTAGGCCCCTTCACgttcttttcgtttttttaaaaattaagaaccCTCGACTTCTAAATTATAGGTTCGATTTATTCAATAGTTTGGggatttcttttttgttttacattttcttggtaaaaatgtatggagagccccctcaactataggacgTTTTGAACTTGATCCCTAACTATAGGATGCtttaatcagaaaaaaaaaaaattaaaggttttattaaatttctataaaatttattggcgatttttttcaaatttgacgAGTTTAGTCACTTTTAGCAAACAAAATTAGGTTAATTATAATACCTAATAAACAATGGGATCATTAGATTTGATGAAACTTTTAACTCGACGAAGTATAAactctcaaatttaaaaaaaaaaaaatggaagttCATGGATTTCAATACAcacgcacaaaaaaaaaaaaataattgaagggACTACTTTAGAATTTCCTGTAATTGAGGggtatccatacattttttcatatataatatatatatacatattttggGACTATGGGATATTTTGAAAGAGCCCCTATCCGTTGAAATTTCTCTTTTTGGAATTGTGTTATtctagttaaataaattaaattttttatcaaatttattaaatggTTTGATTATACTTAAtgactttaattatttcttaagCGAGTAATGTTGGACCGATTAAGAATTAGTGACtaattagaataattaaatttaataataattttgatttagaaCCAATAAAATTTGAGATAGTTAGGGGTCCATTTCAAAACGGCGTATAGCTGAggggtcttcatacatttttaccattttTCTCGGTAAAAATTTTAGAGGGACTCAGGCGCAATTATTTCCTATTTTTATCGATactattttaactttaaaatttttattaagtacttttttcaattaaattagagatttttGTTAATGCATAATCCTTTCGAGATTTCGTACAAAccaaaaaacctttttttttttaagtttttctttcttaaaaaaaaaaaaaaaacttcaaatactattatgtagtttcgcattttctcactttagtatcttataatttaaagtatatcacttACATatcccgtggttttatttttttctttttagtatttgtttttattaaatcagtgacaaatttaaaactaaaaaggtactaaaataaatattcgatatactataggtgggatatctgaagtttttttgtatatgatttaacgaagaGTTAACGAAggggctgacgaaaagagaaaaataaaaccacatggtactaaattaatacactttaaatcacatggtactaaacttagaaagtgcgaaaccagaGGGAtgggatggtatttaaagttcacccaaaaaaaataaatcaaggGGCCGAGTTCAAACTTCCCAATAGTTGAGGGGCTTCTTGTaaattttcacctttttttattaacaaaaaaaattttcatcaaatttgttCTATTTATTTATGAACTCCCCCTAAAATAGTTTGTGAAATTGTGAATTCCAGTTGACAGATCAAGATTCAAATCCCAAAAGATGCAGAGCTGATCAATCCGAAAGAACTGCGACAATCAATCCGAAAACCGCCGAAATCGGCGCCAACAGAGATTCAAATGAGAAAGAGAACAGCAGCTCAAAGCAGGATTACATCCATGTCAGAGCCAGAAGAGGCCAGGCCACTGACAGCCACAGCCTCGCGGAACGAGTACGACAAATCTTCAGATCAGATCACAATTTCTCTCGAACAATCTCGAATCGGAATTTTTAAGTTCTTCAGTAATTTCTCATTTTCGCTGTCGAAACACCTGCAGGTCAGAAGAGAGAAGATCAGCGAGCGAATGAAGCTGCTCCAGAACCTCGtccccggatgcaacaaggtaTGGATGAGAGTATAAGTGTGTAGTTGTTATCCATCTCAAGATGCCGAGAACTTTGTGGTGCAGGTCATGGGCAAAGCGCTGATGCTCGACGAGATCATAAACTACGTGCAGTCGCTGCAGCGCCAGGTCGAGGTACGCGCGCAGTTATCTTTCAGCTGAAAGAACCATCATGGTTGAAGTTTCTCGTCCTGAATCAAAGTTTTCTACAGCTCTTGTCGATGAAGTTGGCCGCCGTGAATCCGCTCGACTTCTGCGTAAACAGCCTCCTCCGCCCGAAAGACGTATGTTTCGATCTCGTGCGACCGTTCGCGTTCTCGCTCGGTGTTGAACTTTgtgtgaattttttttccagATGAATAATCGagcgcagcagcagcaagcgCCTGATTTACCGGCGGCGCAGATTTATCATCGGTCGGAGAATTCAAGCGCGGGTTCTTCGTATTCTCAGCGGATTAATGGGACTCCTCTCGAGAGTTTCGAAAACAAATTCGTGTTCGATGAATTAGACCCCTCCTTTTGCAGCAGCATCAGCATGGAATTTCCTACCCTTAATGGCTTTGCCGATGCTACtcaggtttaaaaaaaaaaaaagaaaaatttgtgTTCTTGATCTTTTTGGTAGTAGTAATGGTTTCAAAGAGTAGAGATTGAGAAGAGGCATTTGTGTTTTTCTTTAGCTTGGGAATTTCTGGGAGGATGATCTTCAGAGTGTTGTTCAGATGGGCTTCTTCGGGCAGAGTCGAGACGCGCAAGCGAATCTCCTCGCAGAGCTTCTGCGGTACAAATTCGTTTTGAAATCGGATCGAATTTGAGTTAATAGATTGCGAATACGAAATTTCGAAGTGTTTTAAGAGTTATCTGAAACTTTTGTGTGCTTTACTGCAGGCCCTGCGACGACCGACAGCAGGAAGATTGAGCTCTGATCATTCTGAATTCTCGGTTCCAGTCGacggtgtatatatatatcgagtcgTTTGTTCGAAAGCAGCGCATAACGCATCCCGACTAACAGCGTGTGCAGCGATTGTTACATCGACATGGAACGAAAATGCAGCATGATTCTCGCAACATcgagaggattttttttttttttttatgctatcTTTGGTGTTCTGATGTATTATTATTGTGACATTATTCATCATTAATtcacgaatatatatatatatatatatatatatatatatatatatatatattagggcaTTATTCGAATCTTTAAGCAGCACGAACAGTAGATTAGACCATTTCGCAACATAAGTGGTGCTTATTCGATGGAAAATGGAATAATTCTGTATGAAGAACTCCTGAAATGCTATCCCTTtatcttttcttaaaaatttactCGAACTCAGTAcctcatgctctgatactatgttaAATTACGTGAAACAACCGTTAATCTCCGACAGCTTAAAATATCAGAGAACGATGTTTTTGATAATTACAAAGAACAATACACTAGCAACATGTGGAACAAACCCCCAAACATACTTATAAATTCTCATGTTATGATGCTatattaaattatgtgaaacagCCGTTAATCTCCAACATCTTGAACTATTAGAGAATGATGTTATTGATAATTATTTTCAACATCTCCAATATAACACTGAGAATAATAAGTTAGCACAATATGTGGAATAAACCATCAAGCAAACTTATTAATCCTCAATGCGCTGATACTATATTAAACCATGTGAAACCACCGTTAATTTCGAACATTTTGAGCTATCATAGAACGgtgtttaattttgataattattttCAACATCTTCAAAGTAACACTGAGAATAATAAGCTAGCAACATGTGGAATAAACCGCCAAACTAACTTATTTTCTAAATTCTCCTATAACAAgaacaagaatatatataaGAGCTGTTACATAAGAGGAGAATAGTATCAAATGTGGATAAAGTTGGGACCTTTAATTCCTCAGTTTCTCTAATTCTCCAAGAAccagaacaagaacaagaatatatataaGAGCTGTTACATAAGAGGAGAATAGTATCAAATGTGGATAAAGTTGGGAACTTTAATTTCTCAATTTCCTACCCCCCCTAAAGTTGTATTAGAGTTCATAGAAAGGGAGTAGAGGGGggacaaagaagaaaagaaattgcATTCCAGAGTGGATAGATTCTCCTTTGGGACTAATTAAGAATATCTTATTTAAAGATTACTGTAAAAACACCTACTCTTATTATCTTATAAACTCTTCTTTGTCCATTACTTTCTTAATAAACTGCAGGGAAAATTAATGTAACAAAGACCCTCTAAACTTTAGCACTTTTACTAATAGGCgtctgaacttttaattttggtaaTTACAGCAtcaaaactttattaaataattcaaattaaacccTTAAATAGACCTCTTTTCTCAActgaaattacaaattttacaaCTATTTCGGTCGCTTGTATTGCAAATAATCTTGTAAATTTTAAAGCAACAAAAATCTGCTTCTCCTATTACGACacatattaaaaaagaataaagattaaagATATATTCACTGTGTTGTTCAATCGTGATGCTTAATTATCATAactagaagagaaaaaaaatagattttgtttttaaacttttaagttaTACAAAATATCACGGcccggattaccacgtttcCTCGGACACGTCAACAGACCTGCCGTATATACAGAAATTTTCCGtgtatacgaaacgatagctgtGCCTGCAACGGAATATAGTTACAACTAGAGTACAGAGCTGCTAAAACTGAAACATGTGTCCGACCACTAACCCTAGAGACATTACACAAAATAATATGTGAAAATATGCGAAAATAGTCTATTAAATTAATCGATAAAGT
This DNA window, taken from Ananas comosus cultivar F153 linkage group 21, ASM154086v1, whole genome shotgun sequence, encodes the following:
- the LOC109726161 gene encoding transcription factor bHLH62-like isoform X2, whose translation is MMENNDPFFSAINTAAAAAAASAANYFPWRRPQLLGSADLDAPRNRSARRKRKRKSSHGVRRRRRSSVKEEEEENNDNDDDDDEEEEDEEDENPLLSPNKLTDQDSNPKRCRADQSERTATINPKTAEIGANRDSNEKENSSSKQDYIHVRARRGQATDSHSLAERVRREKISERMKLLQNLVPGCNKVMGKALMLDEIINYVQSLQRQVELLSMKLAAVNPLDFCVNSLLRPKDQQQAPDLPAAQIYHRSENSSAGSSYSQRINGTPLESFENKFVFDELDPSFCSSISMEFPTLNGFADATQLGNFWEDDLQSVVQMGFFGQSRDAQANLLAELLRPCDDRQQED
- the LOC109726161 gene encoding transcription factor bHLH62-like isoform X1, coding for MMENNDPFFSAINTAAAAAAASAANYFPWRRPQLLGSADLDAPRNRSARRKRKRKSSHGVRRRRRSSVKEEEEENNDNDDDDDEEEEDEEDENPLLSPNKLTDQDSNPKRCRADQSERTATINPKTAEIGANRDSNEKENSSSKQDYIHVRARRGQATDSHSLAERVRREKISERMKLLQNLVPGCNKVMGKALMLDEIINYVQSLQRQVELLSMKLAAVNPLDFCVNSLLRPKDMNNRAQQQQAPDLPAAQIYHRSENSSAGSSYSQRINGTPLESFENKFVFDELDPSFCSSISMEFPTLNGFADATQLGNFWEDDLQSVVQMGFFGQSRDAQANLLAELLRPCDDRQQED